In one Bradyrhizobium sp. 4 genomic region, the following are encoded:
- a CDS encoding GcrA family cell cycle regulator translates to MRWNRRELAQLEKLWAAGQSAAQIARHLECSRNAVCGRLARLGLTRGHKPPTAKPKIRPAPKRGPTAMAAGRDCVGKKLSQKALDSQPQEMSKRQLYAMLAEAVRNPA, encoded by the coding sequence ATGCGCTGGAATAGAAGAGAATTGGCACAGCTGGAAAAGCTCTGGGCCGCGGGACAGAGTGCCGCGCAGATCGCGCGTCATCTCGAGTGCAGTCGCAACGCAGTTTGCGGCAGGCTAGCTCGGTTGGGCCTCACTCGAGGTCACAAGCCACCAACAGCAAAACCCAAGATTAGACCCGCCCCGAAGCGAGGGCCGACGGCGATGGCGGCTGGTCGCGATTGCGTCGGAAAGAAGCTGTCGCAAAAGGCGCTAGATAGCCAGCCTCAGGAAATGAGCAAGCGGCAGCTTTACGCGATGCTAGCTGAGGCAGTCAGGAATCCCGCGTAG
- a CDS encoding carbohydrate porin has protein sequence MDTAKSRSQKQIDRFAKFEKLREKGAAFTGPGPADTIGQDTASVRSELSDFGIGFAGWTLNTFVNNQVGNATRSTIANQQYVGQNPTFSTVNSMIVTYDLARFGIPDGQIVVGSEHQYWTWKSAGPDRLGISAVSYYQTLFERKIELKVGYLRNQHEFAGAGEKVFGPSSKMLFQAGMSNNWAPTPALNLKYNFDDRLYNKLSIQRSLSPAGQYTHVSENPTGLNWSTRDAGILLLDEVCYKNKPTPGVPETWLRAGVGFNNSSYTDLQHPTQPTAKANSVYYVAADRQFWQSAVHGSASRGIYGGFSVMYAPPDLNRASQYYELRLYAKGLFDSRPTDQMSLVVNNTIWSHFAVDAALAKEQLAHRDSTAISGLYTAHLAPGIYTTVGLTYINHPTSITYTPQTGHALNILVSTSVFF, from the coding sequence GTGGACACCGCCAAGAGCAGAAGTCAAAAGCAGATTGACCGATTCGCAAAATTCGAGAAGCTCCGCGAAAAAGGTGCGGCGTTCACTGGGCCTGGTCCTGCGGACACGATAGGTCAGGATACAGCTTCTGTCAGATCCGAGCTTTCGGATTTCGGGATTGGATTCGCTGGCTGGACCCTAAACACGTTTGTCAACAATCAAGTCGGTAATGCCACCAGAAGCACCATCGCCAATCAACAATATGTCGGCCAGAATCCGACATTTAGTACGGTCAACTCTATGATCGTGACCTATGACCTCGCTCGGTTTGGAATTCCAGACGGTCAGATCGTCGTGGGATCCGAGCATCAATATTGGACATGGAAGAGCGCCGGGCCAGACCGACTGGGAATCAGTGCAGTTTCCTACTATCAAACGTTGTTCGAAAGGAAGATCGAACTCAAAGTGGGTTACCTCAGGAACCAACATGAGTTTGCGGGTGCCGGAGAAAAAGTTTTTGGACCGTCGTCGAAGATGCTGTTCCAAGCAGGCATGAGCAACAATTGGGCGCCAACGCCGGCTCTTAATCTGAAGTACAATTTTGACGATCGCTTATATAACAAGCTCTCAATCCAGCGCTCGCTTAGTCCAGCCGGTCAATATACGCATGTAAGCGAAAATCCCACTGGCTTGAACTGGAGCACGCGCGACGCGGGCATTCTTTTGCTTGATGAAGTTTGCTATAAGAACAAGCCTACTCCCGGCGTACCCGAGACTTGGCTGCGGGCTGGCGTGGGCTTTAACAACAGCAGCTACACGGACCTACAGCATCCGACGCAACCGACGGCCAAGGCGAACAGCGTCTACTATGTAGCTGCGGATAGGCAATTCTGGCAGTCTGCCGTCCATGGCTCGGCATCTCGCGGAATCTATGGCGGGTTCTCTGTGATGTACGCTCCGCCTGACCTAAATAGGGCTAGTCAGTACTACGAGCTTCGCCTGTATGCGAAGGGCCTGTTTGACAGCCGGCCCACTGATCAGATGAGTCTTGTTGTCAACAACACCATCTGGAGCCATTTCGCGGTGGACGCTGCATTGGCGAAAGAGCAGCTGGCGCACCGGGACAGCACAGCAATTTCGGGACTGTATACGGCGCATCTGGCGCCCGGGATATATACAACCGTAGGACTGACGTACATCAATCACCCGACAAGCATTACCTACACGCCGCAAACAGGACACGCCCTGAATATCTTGGTATCTACGTCGGTATTCTTCTAG
- a CDS encoding Ulp1 family isopeptidase: MDFAKRSRPSEADLELIEEFKTALGSANRTAKTIDNYVMALRKFSEFLQPKGVTLNDLLGNAELLTAYKDEFNKVASANSRHHVGPALNALQNFQAGNPISAPAWVGTRAQPMHPEDERMIGQFVENVKSYRVAPDGTRGRGTGTVPPDTIRNNMIALNGFARWLRAQNKDPLAPRAFNEPRSLAVDIDEYVEAGGDHDDRLSVALSHLRRIGADGLQAVGAGPRLMGRQTLAAHPEDVSIIDDFLTDALSKLGSDATRKEKHDASTKASSLRSFSDWLRREGRPSIMDRIEGNAEQQRSLSADHSAYQKATKPGAPLNLFRQYLGLETRRHRQRPRAYDDDASLIASLANEELRNLDPASEQRRKIIQQTASIRRKFSDWLRTEGRESIASRINGNSEQQRSLGADLRAFREATGRVDSVGLKKLKQYLLLVEANRALGVSFPEQRAGSNSTSTWARDLPTPPSESEWPPLLGPFGQAGLQEPARSSSTWSPRVPSDFDPSEWPAPQGPVGPTGWQDPAGSSFTWSPRVPSGFEWPTPEGAPARSSDIYRDLTSFADLPSTPQEMRDDAQSRPVLSPTGRPPFFIGPSGKPQELEEIGYLVGEDWQHGSQAVPDFLLDVLDNRMLLPSSRMAPQPVSINGETYSIALGPRGRRDAQLIHHPGPSSVPDARIGASTASASAGDRSGRVLGAREWLGDAHIQRDYELLSQELRQSNPNLAARTRFVDPLIAFQVGHGTEGDALNAFHRIVNDLNGNDTADFLFLPVSDASATDLLDRGSHWSFLLVDRRDRDRPVAYHYDSLEPYNAGPAETLAARVGADLRDALIREQRNGYDCGVFVVDGTRELVRRLAGRRQADLNLLNLVVDRQALQNRLRG; the protein is encoded by the coding sequence TACCGCGAAGACGATCGATAATTATGTGATGGCTCTTCGAAAGTTCAGCGAATTCCTCCAACCCAAAGGCGTCACTCTGAACGACCTGCTTGGCAATGCTGAGCTGCTGACAGCCTATAAAGATGAATTTAATAAGGTGGCGAGCGCCAATAGCAGGCACCATGTGGGGCCAGCCTTGAATGCACTCCAGAATTTCCAGGCTGGAAATCCCATATCCGCCCCAGCCTGGGTGGGTACGCGAGCGCAACCGATGCACCCCGAGGACGAGCGGATGATCGGCCAGTTCGTGGAAAACGTCAAAAGCTACAGAGTTGCTCCCGATGGCACCAGAGGCCGCGGGACTGGAACGGTTCCCCCTGATACGATCAGGAACAATATGATAGCGCTCAACGGGTTTGCTCGTTGGCTCCGAGCGCAGAACAAGGATCCCCTGGCTCCTCGGGCGTTCAACGAGCCAAGGTCGCTCGCCGTCGACATCGACGAGTACGTCGAAGCTGGCGGCGATCATGATGATCGCCTCAGCGTGGCATTGTCTCATCTTCGCAGGATCGGGGCTGACGGGCTCCAAGCTGTCGGCGCCGGGCCCCGCCTGATGGGGCGCCAAACATTGGCGGCTCATCCGGAGGACGTCTCCATTATCGATGACTTTTTGACGGACGCTCTATCCAAGCTTGGATCCGACGCGACTCGCAAGGAGAAACACGACGCTTCGACGAAGGCGTCCAGCCTACGCTCTTTTAGTGATTGGCTTCGAAGAGAGGGCAGGCCGAGCATCATGGACCGCATCGAGGGCAATGCTGAGCAGCAGCGGTCATTGAGCGCAGATCATTCGGCGTACCAGAAAGCCACAAAGCCGGGCGCCCCACTCAATCTCTTTCGACAATACCTGGGTCTCGAGACCAGGCGACACAGACAACGACCTCGTGCTTATGACGACGACGCCAGCCTGATCGCGAGCCTGGCTAACGAAGAGCTGAGAAACCTCGACCCAGCTTCCGAACAGAGAAGAAAAATAATTCAACAGACTGCTTCGATCCGACGCAAGTTCAGTGATTGGCTCCGCACAGAGGGTAGGGAGAGCATCGCGAGTCGAATCAACGGCAATAGTGAGCAGCAGCGCTCGCTGGGCGCAGACCTCCGGGCTTTCAGGGAAGCCACAGGGAGAGTTGATAGCGTGGGTCTCAAGAAGCTCAAGCAGTATCTGCTACTCGTTGAGGCAAACAGAGCGCTGGGTGTGAGCTTCCCTGAGCAGAGGGCTGGGTCGAACTCAACCTCAACCTGGGCGCGAGATTTGCCGACTCCGCCGTCCGAAAGTGAGTGGCCGCCGCTGCTAGGTCCGTTTGGGCAGGCCGGCTTGCAGGAACCGGCTAGGTCGAGCTCGACCTGGTCCCCGCGCGTGCCGTCCGACTTCGATCCAAGTGAGTGGCCGGCGCCGCAAGGCCCGGTTGGACCGACCGGTTGGCAGGACCCGGCCGGCTCGAGCTTCACCTGGTCTCCACGAGTGCCGTCCGGCTTCGAGTGGCCAACTCCGGAGGGCGCGCCAGCTCGGTCCTCAGACATCTACCGCGATTTGACTTCTTTCGCTGATCTGCCGTCCACACCGCAGGAAATGCGTGACGACGCCCAGTCAAGGCCGGTGCTCAGCCCGACCGGCAGACCGCCGTTCTTCATCGGTCCATCAGGCAAGCCGCAAGAGCTCGAGGAGATCGGATATCTCGTCGGCGAGGATTGGCAGCATGGCTCACAGGCGGTGCCGGACTTCCTGCTCGATGTACTGGACAATAGAATGCTGTTGCCGAGTTCGCGAATGGCTCCCCAGCCGGTCTCTATCAACGGTGAGACCTACTCCATCGCATTGGGGCCGCGAGGACGCCGCGACGCCCAACTGATCCATCACCCTGGCCCATCCTCGGTTCCTGATGCCCGGATCGGCGCTTCGACGGCGAGTGCCTCTGCCGGCGACCGCAGCGGACGGGTGCTCGGAGCCAGGGAATGGCTGGGTGACGCGCATATCCAGCGGGACTACGAGCTCCTGTCGCAGGAGTTGCGGCAAAGCAATCCAAACCTCGCCGCCCGGACCCGGTTCGTCGATCCTCTCATCGCCTTTCAGGTGGGCCATGGTACGGAGGGCGACGCCCTGAACGCATTCCATCGCATTGTCAACGATCTGAATGGCAACGATACGGCCGACTTCCTGTTCTTGCCGGTGAGTGATGCGAGCGCTACGGACCTCCTTGACCGCGGCTCCCATTGGTCGTTTCTGCTGGTAGATCGCCGCGATCGCGACAGGCCGGTTGCCTATCACTACGACTCCTTAGAGCCATACAATGCCGGACCTGCAGAAACGCTCGCAGCGCGGGTGGGAGCCGATTTGCGAGATGCCCTCATACGCGAGCAGAGGAACGGCTATGATTGCGGTGTCTTTGTGGTCGATGGTACCCGGGAGCTGGTCAGACGGCTCGCGGGAAGACGGCAGGCAGATCTGAACCTCCTCAACCTCGTCGTCGACCGGCAGGCATTGCAAAACCGACTAAGGGGCTGA
- a CDS encoding right-handed parallel beta-helix repeat-containing protein — translation MKHIKRSLRVLGGLAVVVGVSSVLGSNYVRSEALNGFGSAATGGLGGEVVQVRSTKALKYELCRSYSFGRCNDNSPREIQVAGTIDFTGTEGQGEGQGCQYRRACSAPYKSESLLLIDGNDAHCDGKEKTLVGFDRAGKHPLEIGSNKTVIGVGPSATIKGKGLRLNGVSNVVIRNLTISDINQGMIFAGDAIAIARADLVWIDHNRFHNIGRQMIAGGLGPTTNITISWNDFDGSDTYSSYCNGEHYWNLLFLGVPQTITIANNYFHEISGRAPHIDGAQAIIHLLNNYFHNTNAQQSGGFFHAVDAGPSVQVLIEGNYFDNIETPVKTGSGHIFGLLGKSSRTVQNICLTVLGRRCIENIASPVPRINGFRLDEAVVQSFGALPGSSIPLPFPADAVSAVITAKAGPGHLESR, via the coding sequence ATGAAGCACATCAAACGGTCGTTGCGCGTGCTCGGTGGACTTGCTGTCGTCGTCGGCGTCTCTTCCGTGCTCGGATCGAACTATGTGCGATCGGAAGCCCTCAATGGCTTTGGCTCTGCAGCGACGGGCGGCCTTGGAGGCGAGGTAGTTCAGGTCAGATCAACCAAAGCTCTGAAGTATGAGTTGTGTCGTTCGTACAGCTTCGGGCGCTGCAATGACAATAGTCCGCGCGAGATTCAGGTAGCCGGAACCATAGACTTTACCGGTACGGAAGGGCAAGGCGAGGGGCAGGGTTGCCAATACCGCCGTGCTTGTTCGGCACCGTATAAAAGTGAGTCCCTTCTCCTTATAGATGGCAACGATGCGCATTGCGACGGCAAGGAGAAGACATTGGTCGGCTTCGACAGGGCCGGCAAGCACCCGCTGGAGATTGGCTCAAACAAGACGGTGATCGGCGTTGGCCCGAGCGCGACAATCAAAGGGAAGGGGCTGCGCCTAAATGGGGTCAGCAACGTCGTTATTCGCAACCTGACCATCAGTGATATCAATCAAGGCATGATATTTGCCGGCGATGCTATTGCAATTGCACGAGCCGACCTGGTTTGGATCGATCACAACCGGTTTCATAATATCGGGCGGCAGATGATTGCCGGCGGCCTTGGCCCTACGACGAATATTACGATTTCCTGGAACGACTTCGATGGCAGCGATACCTATTCCTCCTATTGTAACGGGGAGCACTATTGGAATCTCCTTTTTCTTGGTGTCCCGCAGACGATCACCATCGCAAATAACTATTTCCATGAGATCTCAGGGCGGGCGCCGCACATTGACGGTGCCCAGGCTATTATTCATCTCCTCAACAATTACTTCCACAACACGAATGCGCAACAGAGCGGCGGATTCTTCCATGCAGTGGATGCTGGACCATCTGTGCAAGTGCTGATCGAGGGCAACTACTTTGACAACATTGAAACACCTGTAAAGACTGGTAGTGGACATATCTTTGGCTTGTTGGGCAAATCCAGCCGGACCGTGCAGAACATCTGCCTTACCGTGCTCGGACGTCGGTGCATCGAGAACATCGCGAGCCCAGTGCCGCGGATCAATGGCTTTCGCCTGGATGAAGCCGTAGTTCAATCGTTTGGAGCTCTTCCAGGGTCATCTATTCCTCTTCCATTTCCAGCCGATGCTGTTTCGGCAGTGATCACGGCCAAGGCAGGTCCCGGACACCTTGAGAGCCGGTGA
- the hemN gene encoding oxygen-independent coproporphyrinogen III oxidase: MQTSVLEKYCDARLPWYTIYPTVAQFSTVVGAEASEKWLQRLPVNESVSLYFHVPFCRSICWYCGFARSITRRDSPILEYLAVLRKEIELVAAQVPQRLPVSDVHFGGGTPTLIEPAQFGVLMELLRRRFAVSKTAAIAVEIDPRTFTLATSEALAAAGVNRASLGVQSFDPIVQKAINRVQSEAQTERAVEMLRQHGVIRINFDLIYGLPNQTVQSCVQTATTAVAMRPDRLAVFGYAHVPSFKKNQRLIDEATLPDSPARAEQAAAMANTLLAAGYRQIGLDHFALPDDELALTQKAGRLRRNSLGYSADTCHKVIGFGPSAIGRLGDGYVQNEVAAGSYSGQIKAGRLATAKGYSLSLEDHVRAAIIERLMCDFEVDVPAICITHGFDPVPFLGSPRLAMLVEDGIVEVEKGFIRVRQEHRFLARAVAAAFDAYLGAPLC; this comes from the coding sequence TTGCAGACCTCGGTCCTGGAAAAGTATTGCGATGCTCGCCTTCCTTGGTACACCATCTATCCAACTGTAGCCCAGTTCTCCACGGTGGTCGGCGCCGAAGCCTCTGAGAAATGGCTGCAGCGCCTGCCGGTTAATGAGTCCGTGTCGCTCTATTTCCACGTTCCGTTCTGTCGATCGATTTGCTGGTATTGCGGCTTCGCTCGAAGCATCACTCGCCGGGATTCACCCATCCTAGAATATTTGGCGGTTCTTCGTAAGGAGATCGAGTTGGTCGCGGCGCAGGTGCCGCAACGGCTGCCTGTGAGCGACGTGCACTTCGGCGGTGGAACGCCGACCCTCATCGAGCCCGCGCAGTTCGGGGTACTGATGGAACTTCTGCGCCGCCGCTTTGCGGTTTCGAAAACGGCCGCCATCGCTGTTGAGATCGACCCGCGCACGTTCACGCTCGCCACATCCGAAGCGTTAGCGGCTGCCGGCGTGAACCGCGCGAGCCTGGGCGTCCAGAGCTTCGATCCAATTGTTCAAAAGGCCATTAACCGCGTTCAGAGTGAGGCACAAACGGAGCGCGCTGTCGAAATGCTGCGGCAGCATGGAGTAATCCGCATCAACTTCGACCTCATCTACGGTCTGCCAAATCAGACGGTGCAGTCCTGCGTTCAGACCGCGACTACGGCGGTGGCCATGCGACCAGACCGGCTTGCGGTATTCGGCTACGCGCACGTTCCTTCCTTTAAGAAGAATCAGCGCCTGATCGACGAGGCAACGCTGCCAGACAGCCCTGCCCGTGCAGAACAGGCCGCGGCGATGGCCAATACACTGCTTGCTGCGGGCTACCGCCAAATCGGACTCGACCATTTCGCCTTGCCGGACGATGAGCTCGCGCTGACTCAGAAAGCCGGTCGCCTGCGGCGGAACTCACTGGGTTACTCGGCCGACACCTGCCATAAAGTCATCGGCTTCGGCCCGTCGGCGATCGGCCGCCTTGGCGACGGTTACGTCCAGAACGAAGTTGCAGCGGGTTCTTACAGCGGCCAAATCAAAGCCGGCCGTCTGGCGACGGCAAAGGGTTACTCTCTCAGCCTCGAAGACCACGTCCGGGCCGCAATCATCGAGCGGCTGATGTGCGATTTCGAGGTCGACGTGCCGGCAATTTGCATTACTCATGGATTTGACCCGGTCCCGTTCCTCGGTTCACCCCGCTTGGCAATGCTCGTCGAGGATGGGATCGTGGAGGTGGAAAAGGGATTCATCCGCGTGAGGCAGGAGCATCGTTTTCTAGCTCGCGCTGTGGCGGCCGCATTCGATGCTTATCTTGGCGCGCCGCTCTGTTAA
- a CDS encoding TauD/TfdA family dioxygenase: MKQTASTERVIPLTDVVKRAARIGVEIGNIKLSGDLPSQTIAEITSLLLEHKVIFFRDQGHLDDAEQERFAACLGRLVPHPTLGTVNGTASIIELDSARGGSRADVWHADGTFLAAYPRLAVLRAIVVPSSGGDTIWSNAVAAYLDLPRPLQRLADELWTVHSNAFDYAGTCRVREIDQKHFDEVFTKTIYETEHPVVRVHPETSERALVLGDLVQRFIGIPKRDGQKLFDLFQSHITAPENTVRWSWKEGDVAIWDNRATQHYAVNDYGDQHRVVHRATIDGDAPVSVDGRSSVTRLKTTKHPSTKVA; this comes from the coding sequence ATGAAACAAACGGCTTCGACCGAGAGGGTCATTCCACTGACCGACGTCGTCAAGCGCGCAGCGCGCATCGGTGTTGAAATCGGAAATATTAAGCTCTCGGGTGATTTACCGAGCCAAACCATCGCTGAGATCACCAGCTTGCTGCTCGAACACAAGGTGATCTTCTTCCGCGATCAGGGGCATCTTGATGACGCGGAGCAGGAGCGATTTGCTGCTTGTTTGGGAAGGCTGGTGCCGCATCCGACACTCGGTACGGTCAATGGAACGGCCTCGATCATCGAGCTTGATTCCGCGCGCGGAGGTAGCCGGGCCGATGTATGGCACGCCGATGGAACCTTTCTCGCGGCGTATCCTAGACTTGCGGTGCTGCGAGCCATTGTGGTCCCATCGTCCGGTGGCGATACGATTTGGTCGAACGCTGTGGCCGCCTATCTGGATCTGCCGCGGCCGCTCCAACGGCTTGCCGACGAACTCTGGACCGTTCACAGCAACGCCTTCGACTACGCTGGGACCTGCCGTGTTCGCGAAATCGACCAGAAGCATTTTGATGAGGTCTTTACCAAAACGATCTATGAGACGGAGCACCCGGTGGTCCGTGTACATCCCGAGACCAGCGAGCGCGCCCTGGTGCTCGGCGATCTGGTGCAAAGGTTTATTGGTATCCCAAAACGCGACGGTCAGAAGCTGTTTGATCTATTCCAGTCTCATATCACGGCACCCGAAAACACCGTACGTTGGAGCTGGAAAGAAGGCGATGTCGCGATCTGGGATAACCGCGCAACGCAGCATTATGCGGTCAACGATTACGGTGACCAGCATCGCGTCGTTCATCGTGCCACAATCGATGGTGACGCGCCCGTCAGCGTCGACGGTCGAAGCAGTGTAACGCGCCTCAAGACGACGAAGCACCCGTCCACGAAGGTTGCCTAG